The following coding sequences lie in one Notolabrus celidotus isolate fNotCel1 chromosome 6, fNotCel1.pri, whole genome shotgun sequence genomic window:
- the LOC117813978 gene encoding glutenin, high molecular weight subunit PW212-like, with protein MAKRWSVTSSLVLALLGCLVWTGAATQDSWQKPTPSVSKVAPRPQTQQVYQLPPKGPQYPQAPQVEAPQLPQAPQLPQAPKYPQMPQAPQQPQASKYPQIQAPQQRQTPQYSQTPQVQAPQQPQASKYPQTPQAPQQPQAQKYPQIQAPQQRQTPQYSQTPQVQAPQQPQAPKYPQTPQAPQQPQAPKYHQTPQAPQQPQAPKYPQYPQTPQVQAPQQPQAPKYHQTPQAPQQPQAPRYHQTPQAPQQPQAPKYHQTPQAPQQPQAPKYPQTPQAPQQPQAPKYPQYSQTPQVQAPQQPQAPKYHQTPQAPQQPQAPKYHQTPQAPQQPQAPKYPQTPQALQQPQAPKYHQTPQAPQQPQAPKYHQTPQAPQQPQAPKYHQTPQAPQQPQAPKYPQTPQAPQQPQAPKYPQYSQTPQVQAPQQPQAPKYHQTPQAPQQPQAPKYTQTLQIQAPQQPQAPTYRERPHVQPVSASWYPQNPQAPQFTGSPRGFPDFQSGLQDPKPQQPYGQQQPSEQQQPPQPSQPSQPHQGYKPSQPSQPHQGYEPSQPHQAYQPSQPHQAYQPSQPHQAYQPSQPHQAYQPSQPQQPSQPYKPSQAQQPSQPHQAYQPSQPQQPSQPYKPSQAQQPSQPHQAYQPSQPQQPSQPYKPSQPQQPSQPHQAYQPQQPHQPQQSQQSCEVADSQKVPCGGPGISAAACGAISCCFDGRQCHFGKAVTVQCTKDAQFIVVVAKDATLPNIDLETISLLETGQGCSHVDSNSGFAIYQFPVTACGSVVTEEPGVIIYENRMSSSYEVGVGPLGAITRDSYYELLFQCRYTGTSVETLVVQVFPLDNPPLPVAALGPIRVHLRLANGQCYTKGCNEADVAYSSYYTDADYPVTKVLRDPVYVEVHLHGKTDPNLALTLGRCWTTTSPNPHNLPQWDILIDGCPYRDDRYLSSLVPVGPSSGLDFPSHHRRFVFKMFTFVNPNSMEPMREQVYIHCSTAVCSTATGHSCEPSCYRKKRDVDAVAQETAEPKVVVSVGPVIIAAPEQ; from the exons ATGGCGAAGCGATGGAGTGTCACATCTTCTTTGGTTCTAGCACTGCTAGGATGCTTAGTTTGGACAGGGGCAGCTACTCAGGATTCATGGCAGAAGCCCACACCATCAGTGTCAAAGGTCGCTCCTCGTCCGCAGACACAACAGGTCTATCAACTTCCTCCAAAGGGTCCTCAATATCCTCAAGCGCCACAGGTCGAGGCGCCACAACTTCCTCAAGCTCCTCAACTTCCACAGGCTCCAAAATACCCTCAGATGCCTCAAGCTCCACAACAGCCTCAGGCTTCAAAATACCCTCAGATCCAAGCGCCTCAACAGCGTCAGACTCCTCAATACTCTCAGACTCCCCAGGTCCAGGCTCCACAACAGCCTCAGGCTTCAAAATACCCTCAGACGCCTCAAGCACCACAACAGCCTCAGGCTCAAAAATACCCTCAGATCCAGGCTCCTCAACAGCGTCAGACTCCTCAATACTCTCAAACTCCACAGGTCCAGGCTCCACAACAGCCTCAGGCTCCAAAATACCCTCAGACACCTCAAGCTCCACAACAGCCTCAGGCTCCTAAGTACCATCAGACGCCTCAAGCTCCACAACAGCCTCAGGCTCCCAAATACCCTCAATACCCTCAAACTCCACAGGTCCAGGCTCCACAACAGCCTCAGGCTCCTAAGTATCATCAGACGCCTCAAGCTCCACAACAGCCTCAGGCTCCTAGGTACCATCAGACGCCTCAAGCTCCACAACAGCCTCAGGCTCCTAAGTACCATCAGACGCCTCAAGCTCCACAACAGCCTCAGGCTCCTAAGTACCCTCAGACGCCTCAAGCTCCACAACAGCCTCAGGCTCCAAAATACCCTCAATACTCTCAAACTCCACAGGTTCAGGCTCCACAACAGCCTCAGGCTCCTAAGTACCATCAGACGCCTCAAGCTCCTCAACAGCCCCAGGCTCCTAAGTACCATCAGACGCCTCAAGCTCCACAACAGCCTCAGGCTCCTAAGTACCCTCAGACACCTCAAGCTCTACAACAGCCTCAGGCTCCTAAGTACCATCAGACGCCTCAAGCTCCACAACAGCCTCAGGCTCCTAAGTACCATCAGACGCCTCAAGCTCCACAACAGCCTCAGGCTCCTAAGTACCATCAGACGCCTCAAGCTCCACAACAGCCTCAGGCTCCTAAGTACCCTCAGACGCCTCAAGCTCCACAACAGCCTCAGGCTCCAAAATACCCTCAATACTCTCAAACTCCACAGGTTCAGGCTCCACAACAGCCTCAGGCTCCTAAGTACCATCAGACGCCTCAAGCTCCTCAACAGCCCCAGGCTCCTAAATATACTCAAACTCTGCAGATCCAGGCTCCTCAACAGCCCCAGGCTCCAACATACCGTGAAAGACCACACGTTCAACCTGTCTCTGCTTCATGGTATCCTCAAAACCCTCAAGCACCTCAGTTTACTGGAAGTCCTAGAGGATTTCCTGATTTTCAGTCAGGGCTGCAGGATCCTAAACCACAGCAACCATATGGTCAACAGCAACCATCTGAGCAACAGCAACCACCTCAACCATCTCAACCATCTCAACCACATCAAGGATATAAACCGTCTCAACCATCTCAACCACATCAAGGATATGAACCATCTCAACCACATCAAGCATATCAACCATCTCAACCACATCAAGCATATCAACCATCTCAACCACATCAAGCATATCAACCATCTCAACCACATCAAGCATATCAACCATCTCAACCACAGCAACCATCTCAACCATATAAACCATCTCAAGCACAGCAACCATCTCAACCACATCAAGCATATCAACCATCTCAACCACAGCAACCATCTCAACCATATAAACCATCTCAAGCACAGCAACCATCTCAACCACATCAAGCATATCAACCATCTCAACCACAGCAACCATCTCAACCATATAAACCATCTCAACCACAGCAACCATCTCAACCACATCAAGCATATCAGCCGCAGCAACCCCATCAACCACAGCAATCACAACAGAGTTGTGAGGTGGCAGACAGTCAGAAAGTCCCTTGTGGTGGTCCTGgtatctctgctgctgcttgcgGAGCCATTAGCTGCTGCTTTGATGGTCGACAGTGCCACTTTGGAAAAGCAG TGACTGTCCAGTGTACCAAAGATGCCCAGTTCATTGTGGTAGTGGCCAAAGATGCCACTCTGCCTAACATTGATCTTGAGACAATCTCACTGTTGGAAACAGGTCAGGGCTGTTCACATGTTGACTCTAATTCTGGCTTTGCCATCTACCAATTTCCCGTCACTGCCTGTGGCTCTGTTGTCACG GAGGAGCCTGGTGTCATAATCTATGAGAACAGGATGTCCTCCTCATATGAAGTTGGAGTTGGGCCTCTTGGAGCCATTACCAGGGACAGCTATTATGA GTTGCTCTTCCAGTGTAGGTACACTGGCACATCTGTTGAAACCTTAGTTGTACAAGTATTTCCATTAGACAATCCTCCTCTACCAGTTGCTGCTCTAGGACCAATCAGAGTACACCTGAGGCTGGCTAATGGACAATGCTACACCAAGGGTTGTAATgaag CGGACGTGGCCTACAGCTCTTACTATACAGACGCAGACTACCCTGTGACCAAAGTGCTGAGGGACCCTGTGTACGTGGAGGTTCATCTTCATGGCAAGACTGATCCCAACCTCGCCCTCACCCTTGGGCGCTGTTGGACAACCACAAGCCCCAACCCTCACAATCTGCCCCAGTGGGATATTCTGATAGACGG GTGTCCATACAGAGATGATCGCTACTTGTCATCACTGGTTCCTGTGGGCCCCTCCTCTGGTTTGGACTTCCCAAGTCATCACAGGCgatttgttttcaaaatgtttaccTTTGTGAACCCCAATTCAATGGAACCCATGAGGGAACAG GTCTACATTCACTGCAGTACAGCGGTTTGCTCTACTGCTACCGGCCACTCCTGTGAACCATCATGCTACAGAAAAA AGAGAGATGTCGACGCTGTGGCCCAGGAGACAGCTGAACCAAAGGTTGTGGTTTCTGTCGGACCTGTGATCATTGCCGCTCCTGAGCAATAA
- the LOC117814513 gene encoding zona pellucida sperm-binding protein 4-like codes for MAKCWSTMSLVALALLGFLIGTEVEAQMAKGATPQAPQAPQYPQAPQYPQAPKFQPAPPPQVPQAPQAPQYPQAPKFQPAPQAPQAPKFQPAPQAPQAPQYPQAPKFQPAPQAPQAPKFQPAPQAPQAPQYPQAPKFQPAPQAPQAPKFQPAPQAPQAPQYPQAPKFQPAPQAPQAPQYPQAPKFQPAPQAPKYPQYDQSPQNPQVPQPQQPHHPVPQTPSTYKPSGAKQPSAQSCEVEGSFRIPCGAPDISAAGCESINCCFDGRQCYFGKAVTVQCTKDAQFIVVVAKDATLPNIDLETISLMETGQGCSHVDSNSGFGIYQFPVTACGSVVTEEPGVIIYENRMSSSFEVGVGPLGAITRDSHYELLFQCRYTGTSVETVIAQVFPLDNPPLPVAALGPIRVHLRLANGQCNTKGCNEADVAYSSYYTDADYPVTKVLRDPVYVEVQLLEKTDPNLVLTLGRCWTTTSPNPHSLPQWDILIDGCPYRDDRYLSSLVPVGPSSGLDLPSHYRRFVFKMFTFVDPNSMEPMREQVYIHCSTAVCSAAGGRSCEPSCFRNKRDVDAVAQETAEPKVVVSVGPVIISAPKQ; via the exons ATGGCAAAGTGCTGGAGTACCATGTCTTTAGTGGCTCTAGCATTGCTAGGGTTCTTAATTGGGACAGAGGTAGAAGCTCAGATGGCAAAGGGCGCTACACCTCAGGCTCCTCAGGCTCCTCAATATCCTCAGGCTCCTCAATATCCTCAAGCGCCAAAGTTCcaacctgctcctcctcctcaggttcCTCAGGCTCCTCAGGCTCCTCAATATCCTCAAGCGCCAAAGTTCCAACCGGCTCCTCAGGCTCCTCAGGCGCCAAAGTTCCAACCGGCTCCTCAGGCTCCTCAGGCTCCTCAATATCCTCAAGCACCAAAGTTCCAACCGGCTCCTCAGGCTCCTCAGGCGCCAAAGTTCCAACCGGCTCCTCAGGCTCCTCAGGCTCCTCAATATCCTCAAGCACCAAAGTTCCAACCGGCTCCTCAGGCTCCTCAGGCGCCAAAGTTCCAACCGGCTCCTCAAGCTCCTCAGGCTCCTCAATATCCTCAAGCGCCAAAGTTCCAACCTGCTCCTCAGGCTCCTCAGGCTCCTCAATATCCTCAAGCGCCAAAGTTCCAACCTGCTCCTCAGGCACCAAAGTACCCTCAATATGATCAGTCCCCCCAGAATCCACAGGTCCCTCAACCACAGCAACCGCATCATCCAGTGCCACAGACACCTTCTACTTACAAACCAAGTGGGGCAAAGCAACCATCTGCCCAGAGTTGTGaagttgaaggaagttttaGAATTCCATGTGGAGCTCCTGACATCTCAGCTGCTGGATGTGAATCCATAAACTGCTGCTTCGATGGCCGACAGTGCTACTTTGGAAAGGCAG TGACTGTCCAGTGTACCAAAGATGCCCAGTTCATTGTGGTAGTGGCCAAAGATGCCACTCTGCCTAACATTGATCTTGAGACAATCTCACTGATGGAAACAGGTCAGGGCTGTTCACATGTTGACTCTAATTCTGGCTTCGGCATCTATCAATTTCCCGTCACTGCCTGTGGCTCTGTTGTCACG GAGGAGCCTGGTGTCATAATCTATGAGAACAGGATGTCCTCCTCATTTGAAGTTGGTGTAGGGCCTCTTGGAGCCATTACCAGGGACAGCCATTATGA GTTGCTCTTCCAGTGTAGGTACACTGGCACATCTGTTGAAACTGTGATTGCTCAAGTATTTCCATTAGACAATCCTCCTCTACCAGTTGCTGCTCTAGGACCAATCAGAGTACACCTGAGGCTGGCTAATGGACAATGCAACACTAAGGGTTGTAATGAag CGGACGTGGCCTACAGCTCTTACTATACAGACGCAGACTACCCTGTGACCAAAGTGCTGAGGGACCCTGTGTACGTGGAGGTTCAACTCCTTGAAAAGACTGATCCCAACCTCGTCCTCACCCTTGGACGCTGTTGGACAACTACCAGCCCAAACCCTCACAGTCTGCCCCAGTGGGATATTCTGATAGACGG GTGTCCATACAGAGATGATCGCTACTTGTCATCACTGGTTCCTGTGGGCCCCTCCTCTGGTTTGGACCTCCCAAGTCATTACAGGCgatttgttttcaaaatgtttaccTTTGTGGACCCCAATTCAATGGAACCCATGAGGGAACAG GTCTACATTCACTGCAGTACAGCGGTTTGCTCTGCTGCAGGGGGCCGATCATGCGAACCATCATGCTTCAGAAACA agAGAGATGTCGACGCTGTGGCCCAGGAGACAGCTGAGCCAAAGGTTGTGGTTTCTGTTGGACCTGTGATCATTTCCGCTCCTAAGCAATAA